From the genome of Primulina eburnea isolate SZY01 chromosome 12, ASM2296580v1, whole genome shotgun sequence, one region includes:
- the LOC140806719 gene encoding uncharacterized protein — MPPKRKVTEGDDRTPTTDRTTNVVDEFSKLIQEQAKVHGEQIQQLLRMHTSTQVRGRGRVLGTTEGSEDGACDRFRRMNPPDFVGGSDPLVALEWIKSLEAIFDYLKFNDHDKVSCAVFMLVKAARIWWEATKVTVNVRELKWDAFKELFYTKYFSREVKAKKMKEFLELRQAAMTVNEYTLKFEEGCVFVPFIAENDKDKGEHFIRGLRPEIRRDVHMAKVVSYQDIVERALLAELDEQEIEKKRQLRRQTFQARSQGASPSSRGGFKGKGKMEQRNKPSVPSSDVERSLCPKCGKPHKGECLVGSGRCYRCKEMGHTAKKCPLSSDKGKVQGRIFTMTKEGANPDSSVISGNILISGKEALTLIDTGATHSFMSEVFMHSLSREPTIMPLQFNIMLPSGDEICPANILKACPVQIASRLLYADFFVIPMVAFDVILGMDWLYTYRAVIDCVEKTVRFLTDNHESDEFVGLGSSLSVPIISCLQATKLLNKGCTGFLALVSDVNRDSDVKIQNIDVVQEYPDVFADDVPGLPPDREVEFVNELSPEQVAFLGHMVSKEGIVVDPSKIESIKQWSIPKTVSEVRSFLGLAGYYRRFIADFSKIALPLTSLTRKAIKFEWTIECQQAFQTLKDKLTSAPVLVLPCGTEDFVVYTDASKQGLGAVLMQRGKVIAYASRQLKEYEKNYPTHDLELAARRWLELVKDYDCTISYHPGKANVVADALSRKSSYLLGSMIQKPLLLDLQRNEITLVSLGTVDQLSALVLRSTLIDRILKEQQLDIQLLELKNKNDLTGVSEFGLNHDGFLTFEVEFVFLGVMTFGKIYLLKLIQRLIQFILAVPKCIKIFDVFIGGQCKWEHITMDFVTGLPRTPKGYNSIWVIVDRLTKSAHFLPVKTTFTMNQYAEVYVAEIVRLHGISISIVSDRDPSYQSSIGMAPYEALYGRKCRSPLYWEEVGERKMLGPELVQQTADVVALIQERMKTAQSRQKSYADVRRRPLAFEIGDRAYRLALPPDLDRMHNVFHVSMLRKYHPNPSHVLRHESLDLLPNLSYEEVPVQILDRKVKVSRNKNIGIVKVLWRNQVIEEATWEPEEEMKHRYPNLFKVGDSYGNEWVE; from the exons ATGCCTCCTAAACGAAAGGTTACTGAAGGGGATGATAGGACCCCTACTACTGATAGGACTACCAACGTTGTAGATGAATTCAGCAAATTAATACAAGAACAGGCGAAGGTTCACGGTGAGCAAATTCAACAGTTGTTGAGAATGCACACCTCGACTCAGGTTCGTGGTCGTGGTAGAGTTCTAGGCACAACAGAAGGTTCTGAAGATGGTGCCTGTGATCGTTTTAGAAGAATGAACCCTCCTGATTTTGTTGGTGGTTCTGATCCATTGGTGGCTCTAGAATGGATCAAGTCTTTGGAAGCCATCTTCGATTATTTGAAGTTCAATGATCACGACAAGGTTAGTTGTGCAGTTTTTATGTTGGTCAAAGCAGCACGTATTTGGTGGGAAGCCACCAAGGTTACAGTGAATGTTCGTGAATTGAAATGGGATGCATTCAAAGAGCTTTTCTACACCAAATATTTTTCTCGAGAAGTTAAAGCGaagaagatgaaagaatttctcGAGTTGCGACAAGCTGCCATGACTGTCAATGAGTATACTCTTAAATTTGAAGAAGGTTGTGTCTTTGTGCCTTTCATCGCCGAgaatgataaagataaaggagaGCACTTTATTCGCGGCTTGAGACCCGAGATTCGACGAGATGTTCACATGGCTAAAGTGGTTTCTTATCAAGATATTGTTGAAAGGGCACTGCTAGCTGAACTTGATGAGCAAGAGATTGAAAAGAAAAGGCAGTTGAGAAGACAAACCTTTCAAGCCAGGAGTCAAGGTGCAAGTCCTTCTAGTCGAGGCGGCTTCAAAGGAAAGGGCAAAATGGAGCAACGCAATAAACCTTCTGTGCCTTCTTCAGATGTGGAGAGATCGTTATgccctaagtgtggcaagccACACAAAGGTGAGTGCCTGGTTGGAAGTGGCCGATGTTACAGGTGCAAAGAAATGGGGCATACCGCAAAAAAATGTCCTCTCTCCTCTGATAAAGGAAAAGTTCAAGGAAGAATCTTTACGATGACAAAAGAAGGAGCCAATCCTGATTCTTCAGTCATATCAGGTAATATTCTAATATCTGGAAAGGAAGCACTTacattgattgataccggtgcaaCACATTCCTTTATGTCTGAAGTATTTATGCACTCCTTATCTCGCGAGCCTACTATCATGCCTTTACAATTCAATATTATGTTGCCTTCTGGTGATGAGATTTGTCCTGCAAATATTCTTAAGGCATGTCCGGTACAGATAGCTTCGAGATTGTTGTATGCTGATTTTTTTGTAATTCCGatggttgctttcgatgttATCTTGGGTATGGATTGGTTATACACTTATCGTGCCGTGATTGACTGTGTGGAAAAGACTGTGAGGTTTTTAACTGATAATCATGAGAGTGATGAATTTGTTGGTTTAGGTTCATCACTAAGTGTTCCCATTATTTCTTGTCTTCAAGCTACTAAATTATTGAATAAGGGTTGTACTGGTTTTCTGGCCTTAGTATCAGATGTGAATAGGGACAGTGATGTGAAAATTCAGAATATTGATGTGGTTCAGGAATATCCTGACGTATTTGCTGATGATGTGCCTGGCTTACCTCCTGATCGAGAGGTAGAGTTTGTTAATGAATTGAGTCCAG agCAAGTGGCGTTTTTGGGCCATATGGTGTCAAAAGAAGGAATAGTAGTCGATCCATCCAAGATTGAATCTATTAAGCAATGGTCCATTCCAAAGACAGTTTCAGAGGTAcgaagttttcttggtttggcagggTATTACAGACGATTCATAGCAGACTTCTCGAAAATAGCATTGCCATTAACAAGCTTGACAAGAAAGGCTATCAAATTTGAATGGACCATTGAATGCCAACAAGCATTCCAAACCTTGAAAGATAAGTTAACTTCTGCCCCTGTATTAGTACTTCCTTGTGGtactgaggattttgttgtatatacaGATGCCTCAAAGCAGGGTTTAGGTGCTGTGTTGATGCAACGTGGGAaagtgattgcttatgcttctcgtcagctaAAAgaatacgagaagaattatcccacgcatgatttggagttggCAGCT cggagGTGGTTGGAACTGgtaaaagactatgattgcaccattagctatcatcctggaAAAGCTAATGTCGTTGCAGATGCTTTAAGCCGTAAATCCAGTTATCTATTGGGTTCCATGATTCAGAAACCGTTATTACTCGATTTGCAAAGGAACGAAATAACTCTGGTATCTCTAGGTACAGTAGATCAGTTATCTGCACTAGTTCTTCGCTCTACTTTGATTGATCGTATTCTAAAGGAGCAACAATTGGATATTCAGTTATTAGAGTTGAagaataaaaatgatttaacaGGAGTTTCTGAATTCGGTTTGAATCATGATGGTTTTTTGACCTTCGAGGTAGAATTTGTGTTCCTAGGGGTGATGACATTCGGAAAGATATACTTATTGAAGCTCATACAGCGCCTTATTCAGTTCATCCTGGCAGTACCAAAATGTATCAAGATCTTCGAcgtctttattggtggccag TGTaaatgggagcatatcactatggacttcGTAACAGGACTTCCAAGAACACCAAAGGGTTACAACTCCATCTGGGTAATTGTTGATAGGTTAaccaagtcggctcattttctgccggtCAAAACGACGTTTACAATGAACCAGTATGCTGAAGTCTATGTGGCTGAGATTGTAAGACTTCATGGAATCTCTAtatcaattgtatctgatcgtgacccgAG CTACCAGTCTTCAATCGGCATGGCACCCTACGAGGCtttatatggaagaaagtgtCGATCTCCATTGTACTGGGAAGAGGTAGGTGAAAGGAAGATGTTGGGCCCAGAATTggttcaacaaacagcagatgtgGTGGCAttgatccaagaaagaatgaagaCCGCTCAGTCTAGACAAAAAAGTTATGCTGATGTACGACGACGGCCATTGGCATTCGAG ATTGGAGACCGAGCCTATCGTCTTGCATTGCCACCAGACTTGGATCGAATGCAcaatgtctttcatgtgtctATGCTACGCAAATATCATCCCAATCCATCTCATGTTCTTCGACATGAATCATTAGATCTTTTGCCTAATTTAAGCTACGAAGAAGTGCCGGTTCAAATACTTGATCGTAAGGTTAAGGTGTCAAGAAACAaaaatattggtattgtcaaaGTCCTTTGGAGAAATCAAGTGATTGAGGAGGCGACTTGGGAACCGGAAGAAGAAATGAAACATCGCTATCCCAATTTATTCAAAG TTGGTGATAGTTATGGAAatgaatgggtagaatag